A genomic segment from Glycine soja cultivar W05 chromosome 20, ASM419377v2, whole genome shotgun sequence encodes:
- the LOC114401330 gene encoding chorismate synthase, chloroplastic-like isoform X4: MASSLSTKPFSADALSAFASLNSDLRSLSPAYLRLSLRPRLPKRLRIQAAGSTYGNHFRVTTYGESHGGGVGCVIDGCPPRLPLSEADMQVDLDRRRPGQSRITTPRKETDTCKIFSGVSEGITTGTPIHVSVPNTDQRGHDYSEMAVAYRPSHADATYDMKYGVRSVQGGGRSSARETIGRVASGAVAKKILKEFSGTEMIKVSKASKKETFPLIFQILAYVSQVHKIVLPEDLIDHDTLTLDQIESNIVRCPDPEYAEKMISAIDAVRVRGDSVGGVVTCIVRNCPRGLGSPVFDKLEAELAKAAMSLPATKGFQFGSGFAGTFLTGSEHNDEFYIDEHGNTRTRTNRSGGIQGGISNGEIINMRIAFKPTSTIGAVTPVVSHAA, translated from the exons ATGGCGTCTTCTCTTTCCACCAAACCATTCTCAGCCGACGCTCTCTCCGCCTTCGCTTCTCTCAATTCCGATCTCCGATCCCTCTCCCCCGCCTACCTCCGACTCTCACTCCGTCCTCGTCTTCCCAAGAGACTTC GCATACAGGCGGCTGGGAGTACCTATGGAAATCACTTTCGTGTTACAACATATGGGGAATCACATGGAGGAGGTGTTGGTTGTGTTATTGATGGATGTCCTCCTCGCCTTCCTCTCTCTGAAGCTGATATGCAAGTGGATCTTGACAGAAG GAGGCCAGGTCAGAGCCGAATTACAACTCCTAGAAAGGAGACTGATACATGTAAAATATTTTCAGGAGTTTCCGAAG GAATCACTACTGGAACTCCAATTCATGTATCTGTACCCAATACTGATCAAAGAGGACAT GACTATAGCGAGATGGCAGTAGCTTATAGGCCCTCCCATGCAGATGCTACCTATGACATGAAGTATGGTGTCAGATCAGTTCAG GGTGGTGGTAGATCTTCTGCAAGAGAAACAATTGGAAGGGTTGCTTCTGGTGCTGTTGCTAAGAAAATCCTTAAAGAATTTTCTGGAACTGAG ATGATAAAGGTGTCCAAAGCCTCTAAGAAAGAAACATTCCCTCTTATTTTTCAGATTCTGGCCTATGTCTCTCAAGTTCATAAGATTGTTCTTCCAGAGGACCTTATTGATCATGACACTCTGACTCTTGATCAG ATTGAGAGTAACATTGTTCGATGTCCAGACCCGGAGTATGCAGAGAAGATGATATCTGCAATTGATGCTGTGCGAGTGAGAGGTGATTCTGTTGGTGGTGTTGTGACATGCATTGTGAGGAACTGTCCACGA GGTCTCGGTTCACCAGTATTTGACAAACTTGAAGCTGAGCTGGCTAAAGCTGCAATGTCATTGCCTGCAACCAAGGGCTTTCAGTTTGGTAGTGGGTTTGCAG GCACCTTTTTGACTGGGAGTGAACACAATGATGAGTTCTATATAGATGAACATGGAaacacaagaacaagaacaaatcGCTCTGGTGGGATACAG GGTGGAATTTCCAATGGGGAAATCATTAATATGAGAATAGCTTTCAAGCCAACATCAACAATTGGA GCAGTTACTCCAGTTGTTTCCCATGCTGCCTAG
- the LOC114401330 gene encoding chorismate synthase, chloroplastic-like isoform X3: MASSLSTKPFSADALSAFASLNSDLRSLSPAYLRLSLRPRLPKRLRIQAAGSTYGNHFRVTTYGESHGGGVGCVIDGCPPRLPLSEADMQVDLDRRRPGQSRITTPRKETDTCKIFSGVSEGITTGTPIHVSVPNTDQRGHDYSEMAVAYRPSHADATYDMKYGVRSVQGGGRSSARETIGRVASGAVAKKILKEFSGTEMIKVSKASKKETFPLIFQILAYVSQVHKIVLPEDLIDHDTLTLDQIESNIVRCPDPEYAEKMISAIDAVRVRGDSVGGVVTCIVRNCPRGLGSPVFDKLEAELAKAAMSLPATKGFQFGSGFAGTFLTGSEHNDEFYIDEHGNTRTRTNRSGGIQGGISNGEIINMRIAFKPTSTIGVGSGISNGDANFLTVSWIWR; encoded by the exons ATGGCGTCTTCTCTTTCCACCAAACCATTCTCAGCCGACGCTCTCTCCGCCTTCGCTTCTCTCAATTCCGATCTCCGATCCCTCTCCCCCGCCTACCTCCGACTCTCACTCCGTCCTCGTCTTCCCAAGAGACTTC GCATACAGGCGGCTGGGAGTACCTATGGAAATCACTTTCGTGTTACAACATATGGGGAATCACATGGAGGAGGTGTTGGTTGTGTTATTGATGGATGTCCTCCTCGCCTTCCTCTCTCTGAAGCTGATATGCAAGTGGATCTTGACAGAAG GAGGCCAGGTCAGAGCCGAATTACAACTCCTAGAAAGGAGACTGATACATGTAAAATATTTTCAGGAGTTTCCGAAG GAATCACTACTGGAACTCCAATTCATGTATCTGTACCCAATACTGATCAAAGAGGACAT GACTATAGCGAGATGGCAGTAGCTTATAGGCCCTCCCATGCAGATGCTACCTATGACATGAAGTATGGTGTCAGATCAGTTCAG GGTGGTGGTAGATCTTCTGCAAGAGAAACAATTGGAAGGGTTGCTTCTGGTGCTGTTGCTAAGAAAATCCTTAAAGAATTTTCTGGAACTGAG ATGATAAAGGTGTCCAAAGCCTCTAAGAAAGAAACATTCCCTCTTATTTTTCAGATTCTGGCCTATGTCTCTCAAGTTCATAAGATTGTTCTTCCAGAGGACCTTATTGATCATGACACTCTGACTCTTGATCAG ATTGAGAGTAACATTGTTCGATGTCCAGACCCGGAGTATGCAGAGAAGATGATATCTGCAATTGATGCTGTGCGAGTGAGAGGTGATTCTGTTGGTGGTGTTGTGACATGCATTGTGAGGAACTGTCCACGA GGTCTCGGTTCACCAGTATTTGACAAACTTGAAGCTGAGCTGGCTAAAGCTGCAATGTCATTGCCTGCAACCAAGGGCTTTCAGTTTGGTAGTGGGTTTGCAG GCACCTTTTTGACTGGGAGTGAACACAATGATGAGTTCTATATAGATGAACATGGAaacacaagaacaagaacaaatcGCTCTGGTGGGATACAG GGTGGAATTTCCAATGGGGAAATCATTAATATGAGAATAGCTTTCAAGCCAACATCAACAATTGGA GTTGGGAGTGGGATCTCAAATGGAGACGCGAACTTTTTGACTGTGAGCTGGATATGGCGGTGA